Part of the Venturia canescens isolate UGA chromosome 2, ASM1945775v1, whole genome shotgun sequence genome is shown below.
tgcttatacacgtaaactttagtgatagTTTAGtgactcgataactgtgtagaagaaaaatcttaaaaaatttgtatagtcaaatttggcactaaagaatatgttcaccaaattttataaaattctaaactttttgaatttttaaattttattagcatggattagcatggcaacattgtatcgcctgtaccgaaactccttaaatcgaTTATGATCTGCCTACAAAGATATTAAACTTCATGAACGCGCGACTCCTAAGCTATTTTCACTGCAGGATCCGATGTCCGGAACGGATGACTGGGAAGTAGTTTACTTCAGCCTTAGATCGATGCTTCGCCACAACGGAGATCACTACATCTCGCAGCTGATAGCGAAACGCGAAGACGATACATTTTCTTATTGGATCAAGCCTCCGAAAGGATTCGTACCGCCGACAGTTCCAATTCATGGATTGCGATTCCAAGGTTCTGAAGTATTTCGGAATAATGAAAAGCTGCCAACTGTTTCACTCAAAATAGCAATAAAGCTTTTCCGCGTATTTCTTACGACACCACCGAAGCCAATTTTACTCGTTAGCTATTTTGGACCAGCCAACTTCGGACACTTGGTTCAAGCCTTTAAAAAAACTGACACGGCGCACTTGTTTATCGATGTCATTGCCGGTTTTTCGGATACTTTATTCTTATTTGAACAAAAGTTGCCATACATCAAGAAATTGAGCGATCTTACGGTGCCAGTCCTAGTGAGGGAGGTGCTGAatagaaattatgaaaaacaaCGCGAGGAAACGCTTTATGATTTGGATACTATGGAAGAACTCGTTAACACGGCTATACCAAAAAGGGAGATTATTTTAAATAGTTACGAACGTGGAAGAGCTGTTATGAATGAATTGAGAGGTCCACGAGTCCCCAGAAATTTTCGACGTCCAGTAACGCGGGATAGCCTCGCAGTTGGCAGGCAACCAGCAGCGAATCCAGGTCCGTCGTCTTCCACTCATTCAACCGAAGCTTTTCAGCAGCCGGTAAGTTTTTACGGGAggcaagaagaaaaaaacttttgtaaGCATTTCAAGgccaaaattttaaaaatctaaCACTTTTTTGTTATAGAATTACGTTCCAAATCCAAATCGATTCCAAAATCAACAGCAGGAACTTATTGATGAAATCTATTCATTAACGGAGGGGTCCATTTTTCAATACTAGGAATCGGAAATTATTGAAGTTTCGGAAGCGAAGGGGTgaatctctattttttttttttttttttcaagtccaGAAAACCGATGCGATCGCAAAAGGTTTCCGAATGAAGACGAAATGAGcgctattttgaataaatttatggCGTTTTAtctaagaaaaaatgattcattcGATTTATGTGAATACAATCGAAACTGAATAAATATTGTGAGCTAAAACGAGATCACAAAAAGCCTGGTGGtttgttgtatttttatttgcattttGCCATTTGAGTTATCAGCATTTCTCACTTGCTTCCACGAAAAAACGTGCGGCAAACACTTTCGATTCAGCCGTTGTGAATCCCTCTCACTGACTGAAGATCAGCTCTGCTCTCTGCTGCGCAGCAAGAATTCGGGCCCTGCCGGCTCGAGAATCGGCTTGACTCGACACACTTGAAGGTTAGATTCGATGTAAACGATGTTGATGTTTGTCATTTTTtagttaaaaaattatgacaATTATTTGTAGGGTTCGTAATAATGGGTGAAATGAAACTGAATGGCCTCGATGGGCTCAAAACTGAGCAAAAATATAACAAAGTTGTTAAGCACATACAGGTGAGTTTGAGGTTAGGCTTTTTCGTGCACACACTTTTCGATAGAaagaattcaaaattgtttttttaattctacactatccattgattttttaaaatgtattTATACTAGAGAACTAcagaattgtcaaattcattcgttattttattactaATCGTACGGACGTGTGACGAAACGCGTTATTTATTtcgtaattattcaaatcgaaGTATAAAACTAAGAGAGTGAACCTTTGCGAACTTTCCCAGGATAAGTGGAAATTAGTGCCAGCTTTTTTGAAGGGGAAAGGACTCGTTAAGCAACACATTGACTCCTTCAATTATTTCGTCAATGTTGAAATCAAAAAGATTGTTAAAGCTAACGAAAAGGTGATTAGTGATGCCGATCCACTCTTCTACGTCAAGTAAGTCACCTGCCCATACTGATGGATCAATTGATTGGCCTTTTTTATCACTGTCATTGacagttttattatttttcataataaaaatggtCCCGAATCGAAATACTTGGTACAAAAATAGCAAACAATTAGTATTTTGAAAAGGCGCGATCACAAACTCTGCAAAAATTCATAactattcattgaaaaaaattctaaaattgtggaaaattaATTGTTGTAAATGAAAGATGAGTGAATTTTTGTAGATGTTCGTTttgctgcaaattttgaaattccgaTCCTGTAaagtttttcatgaaaaaagatGCACAATTCATCCTTGAAACTTATTTAAAAAGATATCTGAATGTATACATCGGTTCCCCTGATGTCGAGGAAGGCTTCAATGTAACAAGATCTACAACGCCTCACGAGTGTCGCTTACGAGACTTAAATTATTCCGCGCCAATAACGGTGGACATTGAGTACACGCGAGGACATCAGCCCATAATCAGAAATAATCTTTTGATAGGAAGGTATAATGTTGTAAGAGTGAATTTCTGACCTGAAAAAGTGAGATTCTATTCACTCTCGCAGTCCCTTggtacatttatttttctctatcAAGGATGCCAATTATGCTAAGAAGTTCAAATTGCGTACTCACCGACAAATCGCACTTCGAGCTGGCCAAGATGAACGAGTGTCCACACGATCCTGGCGGCTATTTTGTGATAAACGGTCAAGAAAAGGTCATCCTCATCCAAGAACAGATGTTGAGGAATAGAATCATCCTGGAACAAGATAGCAAAGGATGCATCGTCGCTTCTTGTAACAGTTCTACTcacgagagaaaaacaagaacAAACGTTATAGGAAAAGGTGGAAAATATTACATGCgacacaatatttttcaagatgTAAGTTATCGACTCAGATTTATTCAGCTCATGAGTGTAATTTTCAGTCGAATTgctaaaaaatggtttttgtttgttcaaACGGTGACTCGTTTACAGGATATTCCAGTGACAGTGGTGTTTAAAGCGATGGGAATAGTTTCTGATCAAGAAATCGTGCAGCTAATAGGAACCGAGGAggattacatgaaaaaattttccccCAGTTTAGAAGAATGTCATACTCTGAGTGTTTTTGCGCAGAACCAAGCGCTCAAGTaggttgaaaattcatcataattatatcagttttttctcatacatttttttcaccgaaattATCCAACAGGTACCTTagcaataaaagaaaacaaaaacgattcGCTTCTGTGATAAAGTCGAGTGTCATAGACGAAGTTAAAGATCTGTTGGCCACCAACGTCCTTTCTCACGTTCCGGTAAGAAAAATGGCCTCTAAGCATAATCGTTAAATCCAATGAATTCATGTAACGACAGCTGCTCtactaaaaaataaatggtaACCGTTTCAATTACAGGTCGtagatttcaatttcaaaatgaaagcGACCTATCTCGCATTGATGGTACGTCGAGTAATGAGAGCTCAGGTAGACGGTAAATTAATTGACGACCGAGATTATTACGGTAACAAGCGATTGGAATTGGCTGGATCTCTTTTGTCGCTCATGTTCGAAGATTTGTTCAAACGATTCAATTGGGAATTGAAACAAATAGCGGACAAAAATATACCCAAGATAAAAGCTGCACAATTCGATATCGTGAAACACATGAGACAAGACCAGATCACCAATGGATTGGCTTTCGCCATATCTTCCGTGAGTTCAACGtgtctttttcacttttttttcaactttcaactCGAAAAACCGTTTTTCTAAAAGTTCCACTGTTTCAATCTGTTTtcgtttgaatatttcaaGGGCAATTGGACCATTAAACGTTTCAAAATGGAACGTCACGGTGTGACCCAAGTCCTATCGAGATTGTCCTACATTTCGGCATTGGGTATGATGACAAGAGTGAATTCGCAGTTCGAAAAAACCCGAAAAGTTTCCGGACCACGATCGCTCCAACCGTCGCAGTGGGGAATGTTGTGTCCGAGTGACACTCCTGAAGGAGAAGTCAGTAAATTATAATACCGAATTACCGTCATCGAAATGATCAAACGTTTGACAAAATTATTAATCGCCAACTGCGGTTTCAGGGTTGCGGTTTAGTGAAAAATTTGGCTCTCATGACACACATCACCACTGAAGTTGAGGATGAACCCATCGTCAGATTAGCTTTCAATCTTGGCGTCGAAAACGTCAACATACTCGGTGGCGAAGAGATAAACAACAAGGACGTTTACATGGTTTTTTTGAACGGCAACATTTTGggtattgtgaaaaattacaaCAGACTAGTCAACGTGTTTAGAATGCTCAGACGAAAAGGTCTCGTTAATGGATTCGTTTCCATATATTTGCAGCATCAACACAGGTGAATACATCTTTCCAATTACATACTGTCGAGCTTGCTATTAAGCAAcctcgatttttcattgatatctGGCATCCGATAGTCACAAAATAAAGTttcttgtaaaaaaaaaaaaaaaaaattaaagagaCGATAGCATGAAATTGTACAATTTCCTTGACGATTGCAATGTTATTGTTTTCCTGTAATTCATTGAAACTAATCATTTTACTCAGTTCTTTGGGCATCTTCAAACTTTGTTCCCATTCTATTTGTAGGTGTGTTCAGATAAGTTCGGACGGCGGAAGATTGTGTCGTCCTTAcataatagtaaaaaattcagaGCCTTTGATACGTGAAAGCGATATAAAAGATTTAGAACGCGGTGTGAAATCTTTCGAGGATTTTCTTCAGGACGGTTTCATCGAATATCTCGACGTAAACGAGGAAAACGACAGTTTCATTGCGTTCGACGAGTCTCACATACACGAGAGAACGACTCATTTAGAGATCGAGCCTTTCACTCTTCTGGGAGTTTGTGCAGGCCTCGTGCCCTATCCGCATCACAATCAAAGCCCGAGAAACACGTATCAATGTGCTATGGGAAAACAAGCGATGGGAACGATCGGTTACAACCAGCGTAATCGAATCGACACGCTCATGTACAATCTCGTTTATCCCCAAGCTCCGATGGTCAAATCTCGTACAATCGAACTTATAAATTTCGACAAATTGCCAGCCGGACAAAACGCCACCGTTGCTGTAATGTCGTACAGCGGTTACGACATCGAAGACGCCCTCATCCTAAACAAAGCTTCGATCGATCGTGGCTACGGTCGGTGTCTGGTTTACAGAAACGCTAAAACTACTCTCAAAAGATATGGGAATCAAACTTACGACCGAGTGATGGGCCCCTTGATCGACGGGACGACGAAAAAACCGGTCTGGAAACACGACATCATCGACTCCGATGGGATCGCTGCACCCGGTGAAATGGTCGAAAACCGCAAAGTTATGGTCAACAAATCCATTCCATCGACCACCATAAGTCCGGTAAATCCAACCAATATTCCTGCTCAATCGGAATATCGCGAGGTTCCGGTCGTCTTCAAGGGACCGGTGCCAGCTTACGTTGAAAAAGTCATGATTTCCAGCAACGCTGAAGATGcatttttaataaaacttCTTTTACGACAAACGCGAAGGCCCGAAATTGGCGATAAATTCAGCAGTCGCCACGGCCAGAAAGGAGTTACCGGTGAGCCGCCCTTACAGTCGTTTACTTCGAATCtgcaaagaaaatttcaattctcatGTTGATTTCGTTCTCAAGGTTTAATCGTCGAACAAGAAGACATGCCTTTCAACGATTCTGGCATATGTCCTGACATGATCATGAACCCTCACGGCTTCCCATCCCGTATGACGGTCGGTAAACTCATCGAGTTGCTAGCAGGAAAAGCTGGTGTTTTGAAAGGCGAATTTCACTATGGCACGGCTTTCGGTGGCTCGAAAGTTTCGGACGTTTGCGAAGAGCTCGTTAATCACGGCTACAATTACATGGGGaaggatattttttattccggcATCACAGGGGAGCCTCTGCAAGCTTACATTTATTCTGGACCGGTAATGCAATCCTAGTGTCATTTTTTCCAGTCAAATTTAGAtaaattaacttttttcgcggttttggttcaaatatgaaaaaatagtttttatttattgcccATATTCAACCTCCTTATCGACGCAGGTTTACTATCAAAAGTTGAAGCACATGGTCCAGGACAAAATGCACGCGAGAGCTCGTGGGCCAAGGGCTGTTCTAACGAGGCAACCTACTGAAGGAAGATCGAAAGAGGGTGGCTTGAGATTGGGCGAGATGGAAAGAGATTGCTTGATCGGTTACGGCGCCAGCATGATGCTCGTTGAACGCCTCATGATTTCCAGTGACGCTTTCGACGTTGACGTTTGCAACAAATGCGGTCTCATGGCGTACAGTGGTTGGTGTCACAGTTGTAGATCGAGTGCTTGTGTCTCCACTATTTCAATGCCCTACGCGTGCAAACTTTTGTTCCAAGAACTACAATCAATGAATATTGTGCCAAGATTgacgttgaaaaattactgCGAGTGAGAACCAATTATTTATAAGCATTTCTCTATCTAACGAGAGGCTCGCTTAATAAAATGTACAGTCTGAATTCGTCTTGGATCATATTCATTTCGAGAATCGCAAAACACCTTTTTCGTAACTAGAGTTATTTCCATGCcgaaatttaatgaatttctaCAGCCCTGCACAAGTTtattccaatttttatcaattaattCGAACTTCTAAAACAATTGCAATTTTTGTAATAatctttgcattttttcgattataaaatattcgacgtgtcgaaaatatttttatttcgtttgacAAAACAATTCAATGCGGTTGAAAGTGTTTGAACgtaaaatttttgtatttactGAAGATCAAATAGAGTTTCGTGCCTCACCTATTCTACGCTCcgttttataaacttcgttaAAATCGATTTACGACAGTGCGAAACGTTGCTTGGCCGGCCAACGCTCAGACCGCTCAGACTCTTTCTGCGTTGttgccaatttttcaaaatcgttcGGTCGCCTTGCGGGCCTCGAGTCGCTTTCGTGACTACGAGTTCGCTCCCCCATCCTCGCCGCGAGGACCACACGACACGAGGACACGAGCGAGTACCTTCTTTCTCATGCTAACAATTGCTAACAATAAGCGTGAGCTCTCCCACTATTCTCGCTACGGAGCGGCGGCAGCCGAAGCCGAAGCGTAAATTCTCCCCACCATCTGCGCCGTACCGGGCCAAGGCCGCGTAGAGAACTGATGAACAGAATTGGGCTTCACGAATGTAAATACACCAAATGAACTAGTGAAAAACCAGCAATGTTTTAAGGATTACGAACATATCGGGATTCTTGTTTGCCAAACGGAAAACCGCCAAATACAaaccatttatttatttttgatatttttgtttttcaaagtttttgagttataatttgagaaaaatcggTCAAAGTCACACAAAATGATCATATCGTTCTAATGAACATGCAAATTCGCCAAACTTATCCTTAAAATTCGTGTAATACGCTTCGATTCGGCTTTCAAAAATTCTCGATGTCTCAAAATTGAAAGGAATTTCCGTCGAGCGTCGATTTTGATCCGACAATCCCCGACGAGAGCCCAACAAACGATTTTGCATTATTACGAAAAAGTTAGAAATCTAGAATACTGATCGGCCAAAATCatggagttgaaaaaatattcgttacATCGGCTTTGTAATCGATtacaattaatttttatcaacttGCATGGGAAACTCAATATGCATGATAATCtgtttaacttttttttcctggaAATCCGATGTTGGAACACAAAATGGCGTTTCCCCTATAATCTGTAACTTACTACATTTCGGAGGAGCGTCTACATTTTGGGTTCGAGACTAAAAGGAGTCGATGGTAGTGTACCTCGATCAACGGAAAGAAGGTCAAGAAAAATGTATACCTGGCAATtgcaaaatttcattgaatttccgGAAGAGTCTTACGAAATAAAAACCGTTGAACCATTTCGCAGCGATTTTTGTCCATCAAGCATCAAGCGGCAACAGCAACTGGTGGACGCGTTCGAATCGGAGCGCCCTCTATTGCTCTTGTAACGCTAAACGCCACCGCCACAGCACGGCGAAACGGCGATTTCTTTCGTCATTTACACGGGCACACGAATGCACGTACGCGTAGTTGGTTCgagcctctttctctcgcgctCAAAGTGACACTGGAGTCCCGAATACGCGTTGAATCAACAGCCGGTCGAAACGAGTGCGTGCGCGAGTTGCGTCTTATTGTCGCGTTCTATTGAAAGAGTTATAAAATtactaaattaaaaaaaaaaacaattactgTTTTTCGATAGTCCTCTTTTCCGAGTGAGTGCtattttgagaataaaaaacaaataagaagaaagagcgtGCTTTACGGAAAACATGTTGGAATAGCAGACCACCCGATACATCGCGTCTCTCCGTCATCGCTTCCCTTCCCTTGCCCCTTTCCTCTTCGCAGATGTGTTATGTTTTTTAACTTATTTCCGTATTGAAACGTCAGTCACGTTATCCTGGTGCGTGAAACTTCTTGAAAgggcatttttttcaatttatcttgaaaataaataaattcgttAAATATTCTTGTACTccgaacgaaaaatatatacattcaCG
Proteins encoded:
- the LOC122405707 gene encoding uncharacterized protein; this encodes MDPMSGTDDWEVVYFSLRSMLRHNGDHYISQLIAKREDDTFSYWIKPPKGFVPPTVPIHGLRFQGSEVFRNNEKLPTVSLKIAIKLFRVFLTTPPKPILLVSYFGPANFGHLVQAFKKTDTAHLFIDVIAGFSDTLFLFEQKLPYIKKLSDLTVPVLVREVLNRNYEKQREETLYDLDTMEELVNTAIPKREIILNSYERGRAVMNELRGPRVPRNFRRPVTRDSLAVGRQPAANPGPSSSTHSTEAFQQPNYVPNPNRFQNQQQELIDEIYSLTEGSIFQY
- the RpIII128 gene encoding DNA-directed RNA polymerase III subunit RPC2 is translated as MGEMKLNGLDGLKTEQKYNKVVKHIQDKWKLVPAFLKGKGLVKQHIDSFNYFVNVEIKKIVKANEKVISDADPLFYVKYLNVYIGSPDVEEGFNVTRSTTPHECRLRDLNYSAPITVDIEYTRGHQPIIRNNLLIGRMPIMLRSSNCVLTDKSHFELAKMNECPHDPGGYFVINGQEKVILIQEQMLRNRIILEQDSKGCIVASCNSSTHERKTRTNVIGKGGKYYMRHNIFQDDIPVTVVFKAMGIVSDQEIVQLIGTEEDYMKKFSPSLEECHTLSVFAQNQALKYLSNKRKQKRFASVIKSSVIDEVKDLLATNVLSHVPVVDFNFKMKATYLALMVRRVMRAQVDGKLIDDRDYYGNKRLELAGSLLSLMFEDLFKRFNWELKQIADKNIPKIKAAQFDIVKHMRQDQITNGLAFAISSGNWTIKRFKMERHGVTQVLSRLSYISALGMMTRVNSQFEKTRKVSGPRSLQPSQWGMLCPSDTPEGEGCGLVKNLALMTHITTEVEDEPIVRLAFNLGVENVNILGGEEINNKDVYMVFLNGNILGIVKNYNRLVNVFRMLRRKGLVNGFVSIYLQHQHRCVQISSDGGRLCRPYIIVKNSEPLIRESDIKDLERGVKSFEDFLQDGFIEYLDVNEENDSFIAFDESHIHERTTHLEIEPFTLLGVCAGLVPYPHHNQSPRNTYQCAMGKQAMGTIGYNQRNRIDTLMYNLVYPQAPMVKSRTIELINFDKLPAGQNATVAVMSYSGYDIEDALILNKASIDRGYGRCLVYRNAKTTLKRYGNQTYDRVMGPLIDGTTKKPVWKHDIIDSDGIAAPGEMVENRKVMVNKSIPSTTISPVNPTNIPAQSEYREVPVVFKGPVPAYVEKVMISSNAEDAFLIKLLLRQTRRPEIGDKFSSRHGQKGVTGLIVEQEDMPFNDSGICPDMIMNPHGFPSRMTVGKLIELLAGKAGVLKGEFHYGTAFGGSKVSDVCEELVNHGYNYMGKDIFYSGITGEPLQAYIYSGPVYYQKLKHMVQDKMHARARGPRAVLTRQPTEGRSKEGGLRLGEMERDCLIGYGASMMLVERLMISSDAFDVDVCNKCGLMAYSGWCHSCRSSACVSTISMPYACKLLFQELQSMNIVPRLTLKNYCE